Genomic segment of Thamnophis elegans isolate rThaEle1 chromosome 17, rThaEle1.pri, whole genome shotgun sequence:
CCAGAGTGGGGGGAAATTGGGGTCTTCCCTGTGCTATGCAGTCCATGAGGTCTTTTTTAACCCATAATTGTCCCACCTGGGAGGAAGAGAGGCCATCAGAGACCCCTGAAGCATCCTTGGTGGGAACTGCAACAGCTGCCAGATGCTGAATGGGGAAGCAATTGGGCGGGGCTTTTGGAGAATGGGCGGGGCCTTCGCCCAGGTGAGCACCGCTGCCACCTGCGGTACCTGCAGATCTAAGGCAAATCCGTGGGGATCGGTCTGCTTCGCCACCTGCCAGCGACCGTCTTTCCGGCCAGCCCCATGGTGCGCTCCCGGCTGCCTGTCCCGTCGCTCCTCGGCCTCTTCAGCGCCCTCCTGATGCTGTCCCCGGAGCTGCTCGGGTATTTTTCCGACACGCCCGTCACTGATCCGGAGGTGCAGGTATTCCTCGCCGTAGCTGTGGAGCAATACAACCAGGACAGAAGTGACAGCGCCAACTATTACAAGGTGCTGAGCCTTATGAAGGCGCAGTACAAGGTGTGTACCTGGAGGTGGGGAGGTTTTTTTGGAAGGGGGGCAGCCTTGCTGGATCCTTGGAATAGGATCCAAAGGACTCGGGATTGTTCTTGAAAcaatagcaagagcagttagacttatataccgcctgaTGGTCCTTCActgccatctctaagtggttaacGGAGTTGGCCTCTTgctcccaaccatctgggtcctcatattagCCACCTcgaaggctgagttaactttaATCCGGTcgggatcgaacttctggcagtcagcagaattagcctgccatctaaccactgggagggagggagggagggaggctgagagggaagaagggtggaaggaataacacttaaacttatatcccactttacagccgtctctaagcgatttacaaaatcagcctcttgcccccaacaatatgggtccttgttttaccgacctcggaaagacggaaggccgagtcacccttgagccaggcaggattgaactcctggcagttggcagagttagcctaacCACTGTTCCACCTGGGCTCGAAGGGTTTGGGGGTGCTGAAGGAAGCTTAGGGGGTGTCCTAGCGGTGGGACGGTTATCGTGGCCCAAAAGGACATGATTTCTGCTGTTCGTATCGGGTACAGAAATATTTCCGCTTGAACTGATGTTCTTGCTCCTCTCAAGGCATAAAGTCCTTTCCTGGTTGCAACCAATGAAGCCCATCATGTTTTCTAATTAATTAAAATGCCACGTACTTACGTTTAAATCCAGGTGGGTGCTTCAATGGAACTCCATCTTAAGGTGGACTTCGTGAAAACAACATGTGAAAAGAGGGCCGGTCGCTTGCCATATAGGAAGATCCAGGAATGTGAGGAACTTCCAGGGAATCAGGAGGTGAGATTGGATGCCAAAGTCAGATTATCCACTTGGGGTTTATTTGAACAAACCTGCCTTGTCTGAGCTCAGCAGCCACCTCTGCAAAAGGACgttttaattattttcatggaTGACTTCAATTCAAAACATTAGGGGTGACACATTAGCCGTGTttgctatttgaggggctgctccaaagaaaacgggggtcaacctattctccaaagcacctgaaagcgggataagaatcaatggatggGAACACCTGAAATAGTAGcactgctttataatgccttgataaggccgcCCTTGGAAtatcgcatccagttttggtcgccacaatattaaaaaaagatgttgagactggaaagcggtcagagaagagcaacaaggaggattagggagctggagacaaaaacatataaagaacggttgcaggaattcagtaggactaggagagacaggaCAACcatattccaatatttaaggggctgccagaaagaggagtggggggtcaacttattttccaaagcagcagaaagcaggacatgaagcaacagatggaaacgtatgaaggagagaaggaacatagaactaaggagaaacttactAACAGCGAGAAAAATTAATCAAGGGactgctttcctccagaagttgtgggttctccatcactggacattttaatgaagaaatacaagaaatgtttgtctggaatggcacaggatttcctatttgagcagggggttggactagatgacctccaaggtcccatccgcctctgtttttctctctcatttgcTTCCAGATACGAACCTGCACCTTTAAAGTTAAAAACCGCCCAAAGAAGAATGGAATGTTCACCATGGACAAATTCTGTTCCTGATCAGGACCTCCAAAGGAACCTCTTCTGCTCAGGCGAAGGATTCGGAGGGTGTCCAGCAGCCGAGCAACCTCTGGTGTGGAAGCTGAGTTCACACCAAGCTTTGCTTCTTCTGACACAAATCAGGAATGAGACGGTTTGTTTCAGCCCAAATTCACCTGGTTcaaccacaaatgcgcgcacaacaaaagcgcgtctgactaaaccgcggtgtctaaagcgcggtgacaaaaccgcacgacgTATTAgaaactaattagccctaaagcgcgccgacaaaagcgcgccgacagaagcgtgctgtaacggAACCCTCAACGTAACCcacaacctaaccctcaacctaaccctaaacctaaccctcaacctaaccctaaacctaaccctcaacctaaccctaaccctaacccttaacctaaccctaaacctaaccctaaacctaaccctaaacctaactgtaaatcttaccttaaatgaaatcgcgcttcgatcggcgcgctgttgtcggcacgctgttggcgtggttttgaaatcgcggttttagcgctgcggtgttgttggcgcgcttatgacgttcacgcttttgaCAGGTCACGAATTCACCTCTTCCGAGTGTCTGAAATTGTTCCTTGACATCCAGGGAAGCCTTTTCTTCcacttctcttcttttctatcaTGTTCATCTTTGAGAAGAATCAATGTTTGACTCATTCTATTAATCAATCTTAATAAAGCTATCAGCATTATATCTCTTGTCTCCCTTTCTTGTCAAAATCCTCTCCAACCTTCAGGTTTTGACACCCACAGAACAAAGACACAATGCTTTGTCCAATGCAGTCCATGTGGTCTTTTTTAACCCATGATTGTCCCACCTGGGAGGAAGAGAGGCCGTCAGAGACCCCTGAAGCATCCTTGGTGGGAACTGCAACAGCTGCCAGATGCTGAATGGGGAAGGAATTTGGTTCTTTTCCAAACTCATGGAAACTTTAGCTGTGACTGTTGGATGCCTTTGACAGTTTTCTTTTTGGTAACTACAATTCACATTTTTAACAAAATTAATGCTGTTTCTTGGAAACCCCTCCCTCCCATAAATTGTGTCCACGGATTTTCTCCTTTAGATTTCTCACATACGTCCCAAGGTCCGTATCCCACGCACATCTATTCAGGAAGATGATAAGATGCCCCTTGGCTGTAAACTCTCCAGGAGGGGATGGACTTACTCTCCGgggctttggggagggggagaccaTCCTGCCCCCCCCAATTCCTCATTTTCCACTTGTCTAAATGTAGCCTTGGCTTATGTAATAGtagtagtttactttattgtcattgctcctcgtacaacgaaattaaatgccctcTTCAgtgtacaaaaaaataaataaaacacaaacacggATCCCTTCCATTCaatggaattgaattgaaaaccaacTATATTGCTTTAATATTTCACTATACAGTAGACCGCTAACAGAttaacggaagggaccttggaggtcatctagtccaacctcccgctTCCCAAGAATGTCATACAACAgtggctcccaaacttggcaactttaagactggctggagaattctgggagttgaagtccacaagtcttaaagttgccaagtttgggaaccactgtcatacaacatttctgacagatgggcagtccagtctcctcttgaaagcttcTTGAAAACTAGCAGGAGCAGAAGCTTAGTAACGTCCATatagtgggggggggagcttcaTCTCCGTGGCTTTGGTGAGGGGGCGACAATCCTAGTTGGGGGAGGATTTCCCATCATCCCCATTGTCCACGTGGAGCTTTGGCTTCTGCTCAGGAAATACACAACTAGCAGGAGCTCTGAGGTTTTGTAGCAGACCGCAAATAGTAActcaactctctctctcccccccctccaattcaGCCTAACCTCAAGGGGAGAGGAGGTTACGAGGAGGGGGGAGAATTGGGCCGGAGGGGAACCCAAAGCGAGACATTAtagagaattgaattgaaaacccctgaaaTTGCCTTGATATTTCACTATACAGGAGAACGTTTCTGCTTAGGAAAAACATAATAACGCTAACAGATTAATGGAAAGGATCTTATAGGATCTAGTCTTATGGGATCTCGTCCAACCCCACCCATGCCCTCccagtaggaaaccctacaccatttctgagagatggccagcccggtctcttcttgaaagcttcttgaAAACTAGCAGGAGGAGACGCTGAGTAACAGCTAGAGAAGGGGAGGCTTCCTCTCCATCCTCATTGTCCACGTGAAGCTTAGGAAATACACCAGCAGGAGTGGAGAGGTTTTGCAGCAGTCCGCGAGTAATAACTCAACTGTCTCCCCCGCCCTCCACTCACCGACTTCAGCCGTTGCTTCAACAAGGGGTGGGGATGGAACTGAAGGGGAACCCAAAGCGCGGAGGGGCGGCGAGCACGTGCGAAGCAGCGATGGTCCAGCCTTGGGGCGGGGCTTCTGGAGAATGGGCGTGGCCTCCGCGCAGGTGTGAGCCGCTGCCACCTGAGAGCCCTGCAGATCTAAGGCAAATCCGTGGAGGTCGGTCTGCTTCCGCGGCTGCCAGCGACCCTCTCTCTCGCCAGCCCCATAATGCGCTCCCAGCTGCATGTCCCGACCCTTTTCTGCCTCTTCGGCCCCCTCCTGGTGCTCTCCTCGGAGCTGCCCCTCCTGCTCCCCGAGGGTCTTTCGGACTTGCCCCTCACTCATCCGGGGGTGGCGGATGCCGTCGCCTTCGCCACGCAGATATACAATCGGCGCAGACCTAAGAGCGCGAACTATTTCAAGGTGTTGCGTGTTCTGAAGGCGCAGTCGCAGGTATTTGTCTGCAGATGGGGAGGTttattggtgggggggggaggtagggGGGAAGCTTCTTGTATCCTTCCAGTAGCAAAGGCCTGGGAATTGTTCTGGAAACAATAGGAAGAGCGGTTAGAGATATATACTGTTTCAcgatgcttttacagccctctctgagctgtTTACAAAGTCCGCATCTTGTttgatgcttagatctggctcctcattttatcaacctcggaaggacggaaggttgaatcaacctcgagcaggtcaggattgaactgctaggAGTGGGAAGAATAAggatgcaatactgcattttaagtgggaaggagggggagggaggaaggaaggaaggaaggaaggaaggagggggaggaaggaaggaaggaaggaaggaaggaaggaaggaaggaaggaaggaaggaaggaaggaaggaaggaaggacacttAGACTGATATTCCGCTTCACAGTGTCactaggcggtttacagaatcagcctcttgcccccaacaatctgggcccttgtTTTACCggcctcggaaggacggaaggctgagtcacccttgagctgaGTCAccattgaactcctggcagttggcagagttagcctgcaatccaGCATtttaccactgtgccaccagggctcttaataGAGGGGTTTGGGGATGCTGGGGGGAGCTTAGGGGGTCTTCTAGGGGAGGGACGGTTATCGTGGCTTAAAGGACATGGTTTCTGCTGTTTGTATCTGATACAGAAATATTTCCGCTTGAACTGATGTTCTTGCTGCTCTCGAGGCGTAAAGTGTTTTCCTGGTTGAAACTGATGAAGCTGATCATGTTTTGTAATTGATTAAAAGACAACATACTCCTTTTTCAATCCAGGTGGGTACTAGGGACGAATACCATCTTATGGTGGAGTTGGTGGAAACAACATGTAAAAGGATACATTGGAATCTGTTATTCCCAGAATGTGAACAACTTCCAGGGAATCAGGAGGTGAGATTGGATGCCAAATTCCGATTATCTATCTGCAGTTCCAttgataaattaaattaattgattTCCTGCCTTGTCTGAGCTCAACAGCCACCTCTGCAGAAgagattttaataatttttatggACGATTTCAATTCAGAGCattaggggtgacacgatagcggTGTttgctatttgaggggctgccccaaagaaaacgggggtcaacctattctccaaagcccctgaaggcagaatgagaagcaatggatggaaacacatGAAATAGTAGAAtcgctttataatgcctttggaATCtttcatccaattttggtcaccacaatattaaaaaaaagatgttgagactctggaaagagagcagagaaaagcaacaaaggtgattaggggactggaggctaaaacatatgaagaatggttgcgggagttgggtatgtctagtttaatgaaaagaaggactaggggagacataacaatgtcccaatatttgagggattgcctcaaagaggagggggtcaacctattttccaaagaagcagAAGGTAGTGCaagacacaatggatggaaactaatcaaggagagaagcctcctggaattaaggagaaattacctgacagagagaaaaattaaccagtggaatgacttgccaccagaagtggtgggtgctccatcactggttgTTTTCAAGGAGCGATTATGCAGCCCCTTGTCtgaaagggtctcctgctcgagcacagggttggactagacaacctccaaggtcccatccaactttttttttctttcattcccttCCAGAAACAAACCTGCTACTTCAAAGTTATACTCCGCTCTCCACGGAACGTAGCAGTCACTGCCTGTACGAGATCTTGACCTCCAAAGGAGCCTCTTCTGCTCAGTCTAAGGATTCTGAGGGTGTCCAGCAGCCGAGCAACCTCTGGTGTGGAAGCTGAGTTCACACCAAGCTTTGATTCTTCTGACACAAATCAAGAATGAGACGGTTTGCTCCAGCACAAATTCACCTCTTCTGAGTGTCTGAAATTGTTCCTTGACATCCAGGGAGGCCTTTAATTCCACTTCTCCTCTTTTCTATCATCTTCATCTTTGAGAAGAATCAATATTTTGGTTATTCGGTTAATTAATCTTAATAAAGCCATCAGCATCAACACAAGCAGTGTCCCTTCCTTGTCCAAATCCTCTCCATCCTTCAGGTTTTGACACCCACAGCACGAAGACACAATTGTTTGTCCAAGAAAGGGGGATGGGGTCTCTCCTTGGCTTTTGCTATCCCCATCCATGAGGTCCTTTTTAACCCATGAGTGTCCCACCTGGGAGGAAGAGAGGCCATCAGGCCCCCTGAAGCATCCATGGTGGGAACTGCAACAGCTGCCAGATGCTTAATGGGAAGGAATTTGGTTCTTTCCCAAACTTCTGGAAACTAGCTGTGGTTGATGGATGCCTTTGAACAGTTCTCTTTTCCATAACTACAATCAACAATTTTTAACAGAATTAATACTGTTTCTtgaaacccctccctccctcgtttGCATAAAATGTGTCCAGGGAGTTTCTCCATTGGATTTCTCACATACATCCCACTCTCCGTTTCCCACGCACATCTATTCAGAAAGATGCCAAATTGCTCCTTGGCTGTAAATTCTCCGTGGGCGGTGGACGTGCTTTCCAGGGTTTTGGGAAGGGGGAGGCAATCCCGGGGCTCCCAAAATCCTCATTACCCACCTGGatactgaccccccccccctccttctaccGACTTCATCCTAACATcaactgggagggggggaggaattgggCCGGAGCGGAACCCAAAGCGTGGAGGGGCGGCGAGCACCTGCGAAGCAGAGATGGTCCAGCCATGGGGCGGGGCTTCTGGAGAATGGGCGTGGCCTCCGCGCAGGTGAGCGCCGCTGCCACCTGAGGCTCCTGCCAGATGTAAAGGCAAATCCGTGGAGGTCGCTCTGCTTCCGCGCCTGACAGAGACCCTCTCTCTCGCCAGCCCCATAATGCGCTCCCAGCTGCCTGTGCCGCCCCTTCTGTGCCTCTTCGGCACCCTCCTGATGCTCTCCCCGGTGCTGCCCGGGCATTTTATGGACGCGTCCGTCACTGATCCAGAGGTGCAGCAACCCCTCGCTGCCGCCATAGAGAAATACAACGGCAGAAGTGACAGTGCCAACTATTTCAAGGTGCTGAGCCTTAGGAAGGCCCGATATGAGGTATGTGTCTGGAgttggggaggatttgggggcgGTGTCAGCCTCGTTGGAGTAGCCAAAGGACTGGGATTGTCTTGGAAACATGGAAACAATAGCAAGAGCGGTTAGACTTATGTATCGCTTCTTGGTGCttcacagccctttctaagatgtttacagagttggccacttgctcccaaccatctgggtccctattttaaccacctcggaaggctgagttaaaTTTAACCCGGTCAGGATCGatctgctggcagtcagcagagttagcctgcaacctaaccccagggagggagggagggtggaaggaaggaagattatatcccgcttcacagtgtctctaagcagtttaccgagtcagcctcttgccccccacaaAATCTGGATCCccgttttaccaacctcggaaggacggaaggctgagtcacccttgagccaatcaggattgaactcctggcagttggcagactAACCTGCAAtgctccattctaaccactgtgccaccagggctcttaataGAAAAGTTTTGGGGGTGCTGGAGGGAGCTTAGGGGGTGTTCTAGGGGAGGGACGGTTGTCGTGGACCAAAAGAACAGGATTTCTGCTGTTTGTATCTGATAAAGAAATATTTCCACTTGAACTGATGTTGCTGCTCTCGAGGTATAAAGTGCTTCCTGAACCCGATCATGGTTTCTAATTAATTAGAAGGCCACGTACTTATCTTTAAATCCAGGAGGCTCCGGCAAAACTCTATCTTAAGGTGGTAATGGCGAAAACAACATGTGAAAAGAGGACCAATAGGCTGACATATAAGAAGATCCAGGAATGTGAGGAGCTTCCAGGGATTCAGGATGTGAGTTTAGATGCCAAATTCTGATTATCCATTTGGGGTTTATTTGAACAAACCTGCCTTGTCTGA
This window contains:
- the LOC116520169 gene encoding cystatin-1-like yields the protein MVRSRLPVPSLLGLFSALLMLSPELLGYFSDTPVTDPEVQVFLAVAVEQYNQDRSDSANYYKVLSLMKAQYKVGASMELHLKVDFVKTTCEKRAGRLPYRKIQECEELPGNQEIRTCTFKVKNRPKKNGMFTMDKFCS